A region of uncultured Carboxylicivirga sp. DNA encodes the following proteins:
- a CDS encoding glycoside hydrolase family 43 protein, whose translation MKNTRQTIWTLIAILMTLNVYAKQPVKKDKVTNAPVFSAFTYEGTDEVYSNNPLKENEFYNPILQGCYPDPAIAKKGDDYFMVCSSFAMFPGVPIFHSKDLVNWTDLGGVLNRESQLDVSDCGISAGIYAPGITYNSYNDTFYMITTGFTGGLGNFIVKTKDPLKKNWSDPIKLKFDGIDPSIFFDDDGKAYVVHNDAPDQGKELYVGHRVIKIWEYDIENDQIIEGTDKIIVDGGVDLAKKPIWIEAPHIYKKDGKYYLMCAEGGTGGWHSEVIFKADNPKGPYIPAPSNPILTQRYFNRVRENKVDWAGHADIIEGPDGKHYGVFLAIRPNEKQRVNTGRETFILPVDWSGEWPVFENGLIPMEPKLQLPEGVENKTGQGDFFPNGNFTYKEDFSGEQLDYRWIGLRGPRENFLEKAASGIRIKPFENNIKEVKPTSTLFHRQMHKNFSYSVTMSYKPNNEKDLAGIVCLQNEHSNFVFGITKKGNDFYLLLQRNSKQRFAKEVSSEVIASTKIDISKPIGLQVSAKGDNYDFSYSTNGSDFTNVGGVVSGDILSTDVADGFTGCLLGLYATSANDAIVD comes from the coding sequence ATGAAGAATACCCGGCAGACAATATGGACACTAATTGCAATACTAATGACTTTAAATGTATATGCGAAACAACCGGTGAAGAAAGATAAAGTGACGAATGCCCCAGTCTTTTCAGCCTTTACTTATGAGGGTACAGACGAAGTGTATAGTAACAACCCCTTAAAAGAGAATGAGTTTTATAATCCAATCCTGCAAGGCTGTTACCCCGACCCGGCCATAGCTAAAAAAGGTGACGATTATTTTATGGTATGTTCATCATTTGCCATGTTTCCGGGTGTTCCAATTTTTCATTCTAAAGATCTGGTCAACTGGACAGACCTTGGTGGAGTGTTAAACCGTGAATCACAACTTGATGTATCCGACTGTGGTATTAGTGCCGGAATATATGCCCCTGGTATTACCTATAACAGCTATAATGATACTTTTTACATGATTACCACCGGATTTACTGGTGGATTGGGTAACTTTATTGTAAAAACCAAGGATCCTTTGAAAAAGAATTGGAGTGATCCAATCAAATTAAAATTTGATGGTATTGACCCATCGATCTTCTTTGATGATGACGGTAAGGCTTATGTTGTGCACAATGATGCTCCTGACCAGGGTAAAGAATTATATGTTGGTCATCGTGTGATCAAAATTTGGGAGTACGATATTGAAAATGATCAAATAATTGAAGGAACCGATAAGATTATTGTAGATGGAGGTGTTGATTTGGCTAAAAAACCAATTTGGATTGAAGCACCGCATATTTATAAAAAAGATGGAAAATATTATTTGATGTGTGCCGAAGGTGGAACCGGAGGTTGGCACAGCGAAGTTATATTCAAAGCAGATAACCCCAAAGGTCCCTACATCCCGGCTCCTAGTAATCCAATTCTTACACAAAGGTATTTCAATAGAGTTCGTGAAAATAAAGTGGATTGGGCTGGTCATGCCGATATTATTGAAGGTCCTGATGGAAAGCATTATGGGGTGTTTTTAGCAATCCGCCCTAATGAAAAGCAGCGTGTAAATACCGGACGTGAAACGTTTATCTTACCCGTTGACTGGTCGGGTGAATGGCCTGTTTTTGAAAACGGATTGATTCCAATGGAGCCTAAATTACAACTACCAGAGGGAGTTGAGAATAAAACCGGACAGGGTGATTTCTTCCCAAATGGTAACTTTACTTATAAAGAGGATTTCTCAGGCGAACAATTAGATTACAGGTGGATTGGATTAAGAGGACCTCGCGAGAATTTCTTAGAAAAGGCAGCTAGTGGAATTCGAATTAAACCATTTGAAAACAACATTAAAGAAGTGAAACCTACTTCCACATTGTTCCATCGTCAAATGCATAAGAATTTTTCATATAGTGTTACCATGAGTTATAAGCCTAATAATGAAAAGGATTTGGCTGGTATTGTTTGTTTGCAAAACGAACATTCCAATTTTGTTTTTGGTATCACTAAGAAAGGAAATGATTTCTATCTGCTTTTGCAAAGAAATAGTAAACAACGTTTTGCAAAAGAAGTAAGTTCTGAAGTGATTGCTTCAACAAAAATTGACATATCAAAACCGATCGGTTTGCAAGTTTCGGCAAAGGGTGATAATTATGATTTTTCGTATTCAACCAACGGAAGTGATTTTACAAACGTAGGTGGAGTTGTATCGGGAGATATTCTATCAACAGATGTAGCCGATGGGTTTACCGG